One region of Phycicoccus sp. M110.8 genomic DNA includes:
- a CDS encoding HAD family acid phosphatase, translated as MSRPTQHEGVGSTAPRTRRAAVVAGLATLSLAAAAVSVAAPASAHGTDDHHGRQDRRDQRLAPRTHFTMKDDGSSGYTASGEGIPNIDSVKKTIYAYYGDPKGTGAANPTDSPYVREMAGILARERQQLPRLLADARRHHEKPAIVFDADDTTLWTYQMEVGDMKFVFTPQAQAPWIDGEKMPAVPGMVDFVNDAQAMGFTVFGLTGRSDSQKAHTLGNLAKVGYTAFTADRYFTKFNSGTTPPAYLTCAAVTTCTTVEYKAGTRKHIEQDLGYDIALNVGDQFSDLQGGYADHWLKLPNPTYYLPSPNLPGVKEPWLAPRTHFTMEPDGSSGLTQGGEGIPNIDSVKKTIYAYYGDPKGTGTAATTSSRYISEMATIEKQQRTRLLQTCATEAQEGRKPAVVLDADDTTLWGYNMEVGDMKFVFTPAAQAPWVNEGKFPATPGMVDLVNAAAQAGCTLVGLTGRNDTQKDATLANLAKVGYQGFTPETYFTKWVSGSTPPSYVTASDCVAYPSCTTIEYKSTVRKHVEEDLGYDVVANFGDQFSDLIGGHADRAVKLPNPMYYLP; from the coding sequence ATGAGTCGACCCACCCAGCACGAAGGGGTCGGCTCGACCGCCCCCCGCACCCGGCGAGCGGCGGTGGTCGCCGGGTTGGCGACCCTGTCCCTGGCCGCAGCCGCCGTCTCGGTCGCGGCCCCCGCGAGCGCCCACGGCACCGACGACCACCATGGTCGGCAGGACCGGCGCGACCAGCGGCTCGCGCCCCGCACCCACTTCACGATGAAGGACGACGGGTCCAGCGGCTACACGGCCAGCGGCGAGGGCATCCCCAACATCGACTCGGTCAAGAAGACCATCTACGCCTACTACGGAGACCCCAAGGGCACGGGCGCCGCCAACCCGACCGACTCGCCGTACGTCCGCGAGATGGCCGGGATCCTGGCCCGGGAGCGCCAGCAGCTGCCGCGCCTGCTCGCCGACGCCAGGCGCCACCACGAGAAGCCGGCCATCGTCTTCGACGCCGACGACACGACGCTGTGGACCTACCAGATGGAGGTGGGGGACATGAAGTTCGTGTTCACCCCCCAGGCGCAGGCGCCGTGGATCGACGGGGAGAAGATGCCCGCCGTGCCCGGAATGGTCGACTTCGTCAACGACGCCCAGGCCATGGGCTTCACCGTGTTCGGACTCACCGGCCGCAGCGACAGCCAGAAGGCGCACACGCTCGGCAACCTCGCGAAGGTCGGCTACACGGCATTCACCGCGGACCGCTACTTCACGAAGTTCAACTCCGGGACCACGCCGCCGGCATACCTCACCTGCGCGGCGGTCACGACGTGCACGACGGTCGAGTACAAGGCGGGCACGCGCAAGCACATCGAGCAGGACCTCGGCTACGACATCGCCCTCAACGTCGGCGACCAGTTCTCCGACCTCCAGGGCGGGTACGCCGACCACTGGCTCAAGCTGCCCAACCCGACGTACTACCTGCCGTCGCCGAACCTGCCCGGCGTGAAGGAGCCGTGGCTCGCGCCGCGGACGCACTTCACCATGGAGCCGGACGGCTCGAGCGGCCTGACCCAGGGTGGCGAGGGGATCCCTAACATCGACTCGGTGAAGAAGACCATCTACGCCTACTACGGCGACCCCAAGGGCACCGGCACCGCGGCCACGACCTCCTCGCGCTACATCTCCGAGATGGCCACGATCGAGAAGCAGCAGCGCACGCGGCTGCTGCAGACCTGCGCCACCGAGGCCCAGGAGGGCCGCAAGCCGGCGGTCGTGCTCGACGCCGACGACACCACCCTCTGGGGCTACAACATGGAGGTCGGTGACATGAAGTTCGTCTTCACCCCGGCCGCGCAGGCGCCCTGGGTGAACGAGGGCAAGTTCCCGGCGACGCCCGGCATGGTCGACCTCGTCAACGCGGCCGCGCAGGCCGGCTGCACCCTCGTCGGCCTCACCGGACGCAACGACACCCAGAAGGACGCGACGCTGGCCAACCTCGCCAAGGTCGGGTACCAGGGCTTCACGCCGGAGACCTACTTCACGAAGTGGGTCAGCGGCTCGACCCCGCCGTCGTACGTGACGGCGTCGGACTGCGTCGCGTACCCGAGCTGCACCACCATCGAGTACAAGTCGACCGTGCGCAAGCACGTCGAGGAGGACCTCGGCTACGACGTGGTGGCCAACTTCGGCGACCAGTTCAGCGACCTCATCGGCGGCCACGCCGACCGCGCGGTCAAGCTGCCGAACCCCATGTACTACCTGCCCTGA
- a CDS encoding GNAT family N-acetyltransferase, translating to MAPAPPLPSPVDGILRPLTEADVPAVLHLNATHVELLSPLDEERLQRLVAWSERADVITADEQVAGFVLTFGPGSDYDSENYRWFAQRYGTGFLYLDRIVVDDRFRRRGLASHVYELVEARAAGAGRLALEVNVDPPNEPSLAFHRARGFVEVGTLGPQGHQVALMVKELDRG from the coding sequence ATGGCACCCGCTCCCCCGCTCCCCTCCCCCGTCGACGGCATCCTGCGCCCCCTCACGGAGGCCGACGTCCCGGCCGTGCTGCACCTCAACGCCACCCACGTCGAGCTGTTGTCACCGCTCGACGAGGAGCGGCTGCAGCGGCTGGTCGCGTGGAGCGAGCGAGCCGACGTCATCACCGCCGACGAGCAGGTGGCCGGCTTCGTCCTCACCTTCGGCCCGGGCAGCGACTACGACTCGGAGAACTACCGCTGGTTCGCTCAGCGGTACGGCACCGGCTTCCTCTACCTCGACCGCATCGTCGTCGACGACCGGTTCCGCCGTCGCGGCCTGGCCTCGCACGTCTACGAGCTCGTCGAGGCGCGCGCCGCCGGGGCGGGACGGCTGGCCTTGGAGGTCAACGTCGATCCTCCGAACGAGCCGTCCCTGGCGTTCCACCGGGCGCGCGGCTTCGTGGAGGTCGGCACGCTCGGGCCACAGGGGCACCAGGTCGCGCTGATGGTCAAGGAGCTCGACCGGGGCTGA
- a CDS encoding D-alanyl-D-alanine carboxypeptidase family protein: protein MARLGGRAGLAAAVLAAVALAGAAPAHAATASPSAPSVTPVTPPTSATGPTPGPTGTAASPGSGATSGTGDVTGKATATPGAGGERTLSPADVAAQIAKADALTADLGRTNAGIAAAAEKLSRLAVQANALLQQYSEASTQERAARDEAARDVALYQRLSSQMGQDRRALAQWAYLAYAGTGGTITDVGALLDTLGKPAAEASDSAAQLSYLSDLRAGAFARVQNQTELQRSVAVRAVEASTRATEAAAAAKAAKDQLDVVIAEQKSQLETTRALHAAQVSKAGPVAGLLLGSGDPAAVDAFKRLRKALVVPGVSADGSVKPCSTNENDYPNGQIPAAGLCPLVGDPSQSLRPSAAAAFNEMSLAYQKDTGKPLCITDSYRSYAEQVAVKASRGKWAAEPGTSEHGLGHAVDLCGGVEDFGNPAHLWMVQNAPLYGWFHPDWAEPQGALPEPWHWEFAG from the coding sequence GTGGCGCGGTTGGGTGGACGCGCCGGCCTCGCGGCAGCAGTACTCGCGGCCGTGGCGCTGGCAGGGGCAGCACCCGCACACGCCGCGACAGCCTCCCCATCCGCCCCCTCCGTCACACCCGTCACACCTCCCACCAGCGCGACCGGCCCGACGCCCGGCCCGACCGGCACGGCCGCGTCGCCGGGCTCGGGTGCGACGTCGGGCACGGGCGACGTCACCGGCAAGGCGACCGCCACACCCGGTGCCGGCGGTGAGCGGACCCTGAGCCCGGCGGACGTCGCCGCCCAGATCGCCAAGGCCGACGCGCTCACCGCGGACCTCGGCCGCACCAACGCCGGGATCGCGGCCGCGGCCGAGAAGCTGTCACGCCTGGCCGTGCAGGCCAACGCCCTGCTCCAGCAGTACTCCGAGGCCAGCACGCAGGAGCGCGCTGCGCGCGACGAGGCCGCCCGCGACGTCGCGCTGTACCAGCGGCTGAGCAGCCAGATGGGACAGGACCGCCGGGCACTCGCGCAGTGGGCCTACCTCGCGTATGCCGGTACCGGCGGCACCATCACGGACGTGGGCGCACTGCTCGACACCCTGGGCAAGCCGGCGGCCGAGGCCAGCGACAGCGCGGCCCAGCTGTCCTACCTGAGCGACCTCAGGGCGGGCGCGTTCGCGCGCGTGCAGAATCAGACCGAGCTGCAACGCTCGGTCGCCGTCCGCGCGGTCGAGGCCAGCACGCGGGCCACGGAGGCCGCTGCGGCAGCCAAGGCCGCCAAGGACCAGCTCGACGTCGTCATCGCCGAGCAGAAGTCCCAGCTCGAGACGACCCGCGCCCTGCACGCCGCGCAGGTGTCCAAGGCGGGCCCCGTCGCCGGGCTGCTGCTCGGCAGCGGCGACCCCGCCGCGGTCGACGCGTTCAAGCGGCTGCGCAAGGCCCTCGTCGTCCCCGGGGTGTCGGCGGACGGGTCGGTCAAGCCGTGCAGCACCAACGAGAACGACTACCCCAACGGCCAGATCCCCGCCGCCGGGCTGTGCCCGCTCGTGGGCGATCCCAGCCAGAGCCTGCGCCCGAGCGCGGCCGCCGCGTTCAACGAGATGAGCCTGGCGTACCAGAAGGACACGGGGAAGCCGCTGTGCATCACCGACTCCTACCGCTCGTACGCCGAGCAGGTGGCGGTCAAGGCGAGCCGTGGGAAGTGGGCGGCCGAGCCGGGCACGAGCGAGCACGGTCTGGGCCACGCCGTGGACCTGTGCGGCGGGGTCGAGGACTTCGGCAACCCGGCCCACCTGTGGATGGTGCAGAACGCCCCCCTGTACGGCTGGTTCCACCCCGACTGGGCCGAGCCGCAGGGCGCTCTGCCCGAGCCGTGGCACTGGGAGTTCGCCGGCTGA
- a CDS encoding MFS transporter: protein MTTQASAPDALYADTDRYKRPWYWYDWANSAFVTTVGTVLFGPYLTTVAKKAACPDQDTDLRCAVDLHVVPGAAGLPGWVWRGALVLTVLGLLLLVAGVVQLVRDRPAPLPFGVPLGAAGLGAVLLVLTAPLDPGSVASYTVTLSTILSAVLLVLVGAIADRTPRPARLLGGFAWTGALAASLLFFLNGQNWRFGAGMMILATIALGSSLVVYDAILCRIASPDDRDTVSSKGWALGYLGGGLLLALNLLIVSAPGLIGVDKGTAVRISLLSAGLWWGLFTIIPVKGLWDLRGAGIRGNDAPAAGIVRGSWVQLGHTFRDMRAFPQTLLFLAAYLFFNDGIQTVITSSSLYGAEQLKFEQSQLIALILLVQFVAFGGALLFGRLARRYGAWRTVLGSLVAWSVIVVAAFFLPAKAFVPFIALGVLIGIVLGGSQALSRSLFSQLVPKAREAEFFAFYQAMERGTSWFGTLLFGLVHQVTGSYRPAIVALIVFFVAGFVLLRRVDVRQGILDAGNEVPQVV from the coding sequence ATGACGACACAGGCGTCCGCCCCGGACGCGCTCTACGCGGACACCGACCGGTACAAGCGCCCGTGGTACTGGTACGACTGGGCCAACTCCGCGTTCGTCACGACCGTCGGCACGGTGCTGTTCGGGCCCTACCTGACCACCGTCGCGAAGAAGGCCGCGTGCCCCGACCAGGACACCGACCTGCGGTGCGCGGTCGACCTCCACGTGGTCCCCGGCGCCGCCGGCCTGCCGGGCTGGGTCTGGCGCGGGGCGCTGGTCCTGACGGTCCTGGGCCTGCTACTCCTGGTCGCCGGTGTCGTGCAGCTCGTCCGGGACCGCCCCGCTCCCCTGCCGTTCGGCGTCCCCCTCGGGGCTGCCGGGCTCGGAGCGGTGCTCCTGGTGCTCACCGCACCGCTCGACCCGGGCTCGGTGGCCTCCTACACCGTGACCCTGTCGACCATCCTGTCCGCCGTCCTGCTGGTCCTCGTCGGCGCCATCGCCGACCGGACGCCCCGCCCCGCGCGGCTCCTCGGCGGGTTCGCCTGGACCGGCGCGCTGGCCGCCTCGCTGCTGTTCTTCCTCAACGGCCAGAACTGGCGCTTCGGCGCCGGCATGATGATCCTGGCGACGATCGCCCTCGGGTCCTCGCTCGTCGTCTACGACGCGATCCTGTGCCGCATCGCGAGCCCGGACGACCGTGACACGGTCTCCTCCAAGGGGTGGGCCTTGGGCTACCTCGGCGGCGGCCTGCTGCTCGCCCTGAACCTGCTCATCGTCTCCGCACCCGGTCTCATCGGCGTGGACAAGGGCACCGCCGTGCGGATCAGCCTGCTGTCCGCGGGCCTGTGGTGGGGCCTGTTCACGATCATCCCGGTCAAGGGCCTGTGGGACCTGCGCGGTGCCGGGATCCGCGGGAACGACGCGCCGGCGGCGGGCATCGTCCGCGGCAGCTGGGTGCAGCTCGGCCACACGTTCCGCGACATGCGGGCCTTCCCGCAGACGCTGCTGTTCCTGGCGGCCTACCTCTTCTTCAACGACGGGATCCAGACCGTCATCACCTCGAGCAGCCTGTACGGCGCCGAGCAGCTCAAGTTCGAGCAGAGCCAGCTGATCGCCCTCATCCTGCTCGTGCAGTTCGTCGCGTTCGGCGGGGCCCTGCTCTTCGGGCGGCTGGCGCGCCGCTACGGCGCGTGGCGGACCGTCCTGGGGTCGCTCGTCGCCTGGTCGGTCATCGTGGTGGCCGCGTTCTTCCTCCCCGCCAAGGCGTTCGTCCCCTTCATCGCCCTCGGCGTGCTCATCGGCATCGTCCTGGGCGGCAGCCAGGCGCTGAGCCGCTCCCTGTTCAGCCAGCTGGTGCCCAAGGCGCGCGAGGCCGAGTTCTTCGCCTTCTACCAGGCGATGGAGCGCGGGACGTCGTGGTTCGGGACGCTGCTGTTCGGCCTCGTCCACCAGGTCACCGGCTCCTACCGGCCGGCGATCGTGGCGCTCATCGTCTTCTTCGTGGCGGGCTTCGTGCTGCTGCGCCGGGTCGACGTGCGCCAGGGCATCCTCGACGCGGGCAACGAGGTGCCGCAGGTGGTGTGA
- a CDS encoding RNA polymerase-binding protein RbpA has product MAERTLRGSRMVSHSLETDEHVVPSERQITAYVCPQGHRTELPFSIEAEIPPTWECRCGEEARLVDGPEPEHKPVKHQRTHWDMLLERRSIPELEELLEERLTLLRESRGEKPRRKRTA; this is encoded by the coding sequence ATGGCAGAACGCACCCTCCGCGGCAGCCGGATGGTCTCGCACAGCCTGGAGACCGACGAGCACGTCGTGCCGAGCGAACGGCAGATCACCGCGTACGTGTGCCCCCAGGGGCACCGCACCGAGCTCCCCTTCTCGATCGAGGCCGAGATCCCGCCCACCTGGGAGTGCCGGTGCGGCGAGGAGGCCCGGCTGGTCGACGGCCCGGAGCCCGAGCACAAGCCGGTCAAGCACCAGCGCACGCACTGGGACATGCTCCTGGAGCGCCGCAGCATCCCCGAGCTCGAGGAGCTCCTCGAGGAGCGGCTGACCCTGCTGCGTGAGTCGCGCGGCGAGAAGCCGCGCCGCAAGCGCACCGCCTGA
- a CDS encoding FxsA family protein — MAPAVGPAPRARRRRPRWLAVVFVLLLVVPILEIATIIAVGKVIGGWQTLVLLLLESALGAWLVRREGARAWRALVTALNTGQMPSRQLSDAALVLVGGTLLLSPGFLTDVVGFVLILPVTRPLARRALEAVVARRLLRGFFGGRGPGGGPPDVIEGQVL, encoded by the coding sequence GTGGCACCAGCTGTAGGACCCGCCCCGCGCGCCCGCCGTCGCCGCCCGCGGTGGCTGGCCGTGGTGTTCGTCCTGCTGCTGGTCGTGCCCATCCTGGAGATCGCCACGATCATCGCGGTCGGCAAGGTCATCGGGGGATGGCAGACCCTCGTCCTGCTCCTGCTGGAGTCGGCGCTGGGCGCGTGGCTGGTCCGTCGCGAGGGCGCCCGCGCGTGGCGGGCCCTGGTCACCGCGCTGAACACCGGCCAGATGCCCAGCCGCCAGCTGTCCGACGCGGCCCTCGTGCTGGTCGGGGGCACGCTGCTGCTGTCGCCGGGGTTCCTCACCGACGTCGTCGGCTTCGTCCTGATCCTCCCGGTGACCCGCCCGCTCGCCCGGCGGGCGCTGGAGGCCGTCGTGGCGCGACGGCTGCTGCGCGGCTTCTTCGGTGGCCGTGGGCCCGGCGGAGGGCCGCCGGACGTCATCGAGGGCCAGGTGCTCTGA
- a CDS encoding polyprenol monophosphomannose synthase, with translation MSDRTIERVLVCIPTYNERENLPVVVRRLRAAVPSAEILVLDDNSPDGTGQVADDLAAADPLVHVLHRAGKEGLGRAYLAGFAWALEHGYDAVVEMDADGSHQPEQLPALLAAVSDGADLVIGSRWVRGGSVVNWPLHRKALSVGGNLYIRVLLGMPVNDATAGYRVYTADALRRIGLHDVASQGYSFQTDLTRRAVALGMRVVEVPITFVEREVGDSKMSGDIMRESLQRITVWGVHHRADQLRRLRRREATWHQL, from the coding sequence TTGTCTGACCGCACGATCGAGCGGGTGCTGGTGTGCATCCCCACCTACAACGAGCGCGAGAACCTGCCGGTCGTGGTCCGGCGCCTGCGCGCCGCCGTCCCCTCCGCCGAGATCCTCGTCCTGGACGACAACTCGCCCGACGGGACCGGCCAGGTGGCCGACGACCTCGCGGCGGCCGACCCGCTCGTGCACGTGCTGCACCGGGCCGGCAAGGAGGGCCTGGGACGGGCCTACCTGGCCGGCTTCGCCTGGGCGCTCGAGCACGGCTACGACGCCGTGGTGGAGATGGACGCCGACGGCTCGCACCAGCCCGAGCAGCTGCCGGCCCTCCTCGCCGCCGTCTCAGACGGCGCCGACCTCGTCATCGGGTCCCGGTGGGTGCGTGGTGGGTCCGTCGTGAACTGGCCGCTGCACCGCAAGGCGCTGTCCGTGGGCGGCAACCTCTACATCCGGGTCCTGCTCGGCATGCCCGTCAACGACGCGACGGCGGGCTACCGCGTGTACACGGCCGACGCCCTGCGCCGGATCGGCCTGCACGACGTGGCGTCCCAGGGCTACTCGTTCCAGACCGACCTGACCCGCCGGGCCGTCGCCCTCGGGATGCGGGTCGTCGAGGTGCCGATCACCTTCGTCGAGCGCGAGGTGGGCGACTCCAAGATGAGCGGCGACATCATGCGCGAGTCGCTGCAGCGCATCACCGTGTGGGGCGTCCACCACCGGGCCGACCAGCTGCGCCGGCTGCGCCGCAGGGAGGCCACGTGGCACCAGCTGTAG
- the lnt gene encoding apolipoprotein N-acyltransferase, which translates to MPSPVRRARALARVLAAVLSGLLTAQAFPTSNHWWLAPVGVALLSAAVLGARWRLAALVGLAHGLGFFLPTLSWTGVYVGNLPWVALAVLESLYIAAMCLLVAVVQRPLLGTRWRPLAYAMVPLGWVLQEWARGTTPFGGFPWARLAFSQADSPLAPFARYAGAPGLTFAVACAGVLLHVLGRELTHRVGRPRPRGPRPSRALAAVLVLAAAAPAVAAVATTPPTDGRRVSVLFVQGNVPKPGLDFNAERRKVLDNHVQATVRATAHESTPPTLVVWPENSSDIDPLQNLDAAADIRLAVETAKAPVLVGAVLDGPGRYVSNASLFYRPGGGAPQRYVKQHPVPFAEYIPYRSFFRNFSDKVDLVARDFTRGDRPGAFEVPVPGSRPYWIVPTICFEVAYDGLMRDSTLQPGKQDSVLAVQTNNATFGFTAESEQQFAISRIRAIEHGRSIVHVSTVGVSGFIAPDGTYVDKTSLFTQAARYGSPVVRTEVTPSDRIGPLPEYAAGFATLLLLGLGLWLGRRNARVGRTAAGPSEPADHERERVVV; encoded by the coding sequence GTGCCGTCGCCTGTCCGTCGCGCCCGCGCCCTGGCCCGGGTCCTCGCCGCCGTCCTCTCGGGCCTGCTCACGGCACAGGCGTTCCCGACCTCGAACCACTGGTGGCTCGCCCCCGTGGGGGTGGCCCTCCTGTCCGCTGCCGTGCTCGGGGCGCGCTGGCGCCTCGCCGCGCTCGTCGGCCTGGCCCACGGCCTCGGCTTCTTCCTGCCCACGCTGTCCTGGACCGGCGTCTACGTCGGCAACCTGCCCTGGGTCGCCCTGGCCGTCCTGGAGTCGCTCTACATCGCCGCGATGTGCCTGCTCGTCGCCGTCGTCCAGCGCCCGCTGCTGGGCACCCGCTGGCGACCGCTGGCATACGCCATGGTCCCCCTGGGGTGGGTCCTGCAGGAGTGGGCGCGCGGGACCACGCCGTTCGGCGGCTTCCCGTGGGCCAGGCTCGCGTTCAGCCAGGCGGACAGCCCGCTGGCTCCCTTCGCCCGGTATGCCGGGGCGCCCGGGCTGACGTTCGCCGTCGCCTGCGCCGGCGTGCTCCTGCACGTGCTCGGCCGCGAGCTGACCCACCGGGTGGGACGCCCCCGCCCCCGCGGCCCCCGGCCCAGCCGCGCCCTGGCGGCGGTCCTGGTGCTGGCTGCCGCGGCGCCCGCCGTGGCAGCCGTGGCCACGACGCCGCCCACCGACGGCCGGCGCGTCTCGGTGCTGTTCGTGCAGGGCAACGTCCCCAAGCCCGGCCTGGACTTCAACGCCGAGCGGCGCAAGGTGCTCGACAACCACGTGCAGGCGACCGTCCGGGCCACGGCCCACGAGTCGACGCCGCCGACGCTGGTCGTCTGGCCCGAGAACTCCTCCGACATCGACCCGCTGCAGAACCTCGACGCCGCCGCGGACATCCGGCTGGCCGTCGAGACGGCCAAGGCCCCCGTGCTCGTCGGGGCGGTGCTCGACGGCCCCGGCCGCTACGTCTCCAACGCCTCCCTCTTCTACCGGCCGGGCGGTGGCGCGCCGCAGCGGTACGTCAAGCAGCACCCGGTCCCGTTCGCCGAGTACATCCCGTACCGGTCCTTCTTCCGGAACTTCAGCGACAAGGTCGACCTCGTCGCCCGCGACTTCACCAGGGGTGACCGCCCGGGTGCCTTCGAGGTGCCGGTCCCCGGCAGCCGGCCGTACTGGATCGTCCCGACCATCTGCTTCGAGGTCGCCTACGACGGCCTGATGCGGGACTCGACGCTGCAGCCGGGCAAGCAGGACAGCGTCCTGGCCGTGCAGACGAACAACGCGACGTTCGGCTTCACCGCGGAGTCCGAGCAGCAGTTCGCGATCAGCCGGATCCGCGCGATCGAGCACGGCCGGTCCATCGTGCACGTCTCCACCGTGGGCGTGAGCGGCTTCATCGCCCCCGACGGAACGTACGTCGACAAGACCTCGTTGTTCACGCAGGCGGCCCGGTACGGCTCGCCGGTCGTGCGTACGGAGGTCACCCCCTCGGACCGCATCGGACCGCTGCCGGAGTATGCCGCGGGGTTCGCCACGCTGCTGCTGCTGGGGTTGGGACTGTGGCTGGGTCGCCGGAACGCTAGGGTCGGGCGCACTGCCGCCGGCCCGTCCGAGCCGGCCGACCACGAGAGGGAACGCGTCGTTGTCTGA
- a CDS encoding hotdog domain-containing protein encodes MTSPEVGTTVTHRRYVPYSHAHYAGNLVDGAYSLAAFGDVATEMCIRTDGDEGLFASYSDVQFKAPVRAGDVIEIEARLVRAGTRSREMEFEVRVVGRGAPERGESAADVLDPPVVATTARGVVVVPPRAD; translated from the coding sequence ATGACCAGCCCCGAGGTCGGCACCACCGTCACGCACCGCCGCTACGTCCCCTACTCGCACGCGCACTACGCCGGCAACCTCGTCGACGGGGCGTACTCCCTGGCCGCGTTCGGGGACGTCGCCACCGAGATGTGCATCCGCACCGACGGCGACGAGGGCCTGTTCGCCAGCTACTCCGACGTCCAGTTCAAGGCGCCCGTCCGGGCGGGCGACGTCATCGAGATCGAGGCGCGTCTCGTCCGGGCCGGCACCCGCAGCCGCGAGATGGAGTTCGAGGTCCGGGTGGTGGGACGCGGGGCGCCCGAGCGGGGCGAGTCCGCGGCCGACGTGCTCGACCCGCCGGTCGTGGCCACGACCGCCCGCGGCGTCGTCGTGGTCCCTCCGCGGGCGGACTGA
- a CDS encoding OAM dimerization domain-containing protein, protein MSASTTDSAMPLDPTPARRSRAADEGQAGGAGAGRRTPDIVRPYGDTTGDGMVQVSFTLPVPHDKRAEGAALQLAAKMGLEPALLVHAKSMGPDFTFFVVYGSVKHLVDLREVEVVEREFPLLSPKEVNAAIKSRLRRKLVVVGACIGTDAHTVGIDAILNIKGFAGEKGLEYYREIKVVNLGAQVLVPELVERARAEKADAVMVSQVVTQKDAHIHNTTAMSAAFREAYPAGQVPLLVVGGPRFEEGSAQRLGVDRIFGRGTTPGEVASYLVHALAQPKEKR, encoded by the coding sequence GTGAGCGCCTCGACCACCGACAGCGCCATGCCGCTCGACCCGACCCCGGCCCGGCGCTCGCGGGCGGCGGACGAGGGGCAGGCCGGGGGAGCGGGCGCGGGGCGGCGGACGCCCGACATCGTCCGGCCCTACGGCGACACCACCGGTGACGGCATGGTGCAGGTGTCGTTCACCCTCCCCGTGCCGCACGACAAGCGGGCCGAGGGCGCCGCGCTGCAGCTCGCCGCGAAGATGGGCCTGGAGCCGGCGCTGCTCGTGCACGCCAAGTCCATGGGCCCGGACTTCACCTTCTTCGTCGTCTACGGATCCGTGAAGCACCTGGTCGACCTGCGCGAGGTCGAGGTGGTGGAGCGCGAGTTCCCCCTGCTGAGCCCCAAGGAGGTCAACGCGGCGATCAAGTCCCGGCTGCGGCGCAAGCTCGTCGTCGTCGGCGCCTGCATCGGCACCGACGCCCACACGGTCGGCATCGACGCCATCCTCAACATCAAGGGCTTCGCGGGGGAGAAGGGCCTGGAGTACTACCGCGAGATCAAGGTCGTGAACCTCGGCGCCCAGGTGCTCGTGCCCGAGCTCGTCGAGCGCGCCAGGGCCGAGAAGGCCGACGCCGTCATGGTGAGCCAGGTCGTCACCCAGAAGGACGCCCACATCCACAACACCACCGCCATGAGCGCCGCGTTCCGCGAGGCCTACCCGGCCGGGCAGGTGCCGCTGCTCGTGGTGGGCGGTCCCCGGTTCGAGGAGGGGTCGGCCCAGCGCCTCGGCGTGGACCGCATCTTCGGGCGCGGCACCACACCCGGCGAGGTGGCCAGCTACCTCGTCCACGCCCTCGCCCAGCCGAAGGAGAAGCGATGA